The Micromonospora sp. NBC_00421 genome contains a region encoding:
- a CDS encoding polysaccharide biosynthesis protein: protein MNHVDPLPDDDPIQRRDWVTRRAKALSLLTLDTASWCAGFLIASWARYEFGITPRQCALTLGAAGVCAVIHAAFEQVRFTARGRHPVGSVGEARDLGGTVVLAAAVALAALLPMTERPIPASVPVLGAAVALLMMGAGRVTYRWRRDRDARPARSADRTLIYGVDAASERLARVLLGDPTSGYLPVGLLDDDPDKQGLRMAGLRVLGGRKQLVQAVRDTRAGTVIFSINGSDAALMRDVRSRTLQAGAAFKVLPPVRELLDRPVTADAVRDLQLTDLLGRAQRVAELTVERNGLAGRRVLVTGAGGSIGSELCRQIARCDPGELMMLDRDESALHALQMSLHGRALLDGPELILADIRDGDGIARVIADRRPDIVFHAAALKHLTLLQRHPGEAVKTNVQGTLNVLEACRDVAEFVNISTDKAANPISVLGYSKRITERLMAHYADRYGAAFLSVRFGNVLSSRGSVLTAFQAQVRAGLPITVTHPDVTRYFMTVQEAVHLVLQAAVLGRGGEALVLDMGEPVRIAEVAQRLAAEASPSPEIVYTGLRPGEKLHEDLFGVDEIDSRPLHPLISHVRVPALAPAELAGLDPYGDPDELIKRLAACCDDDLARLGDSARLSSLPSPR, encoded by the coding sequence ATGAACCACGTAGACCCCCTGCCCGACGACGACCCCATCCAGCGGCGCGATTGGGTCACCCGACGCGCGAAGGCCCTCTCCTTGCTAACGCTCGACACCGCTTCCTGGTGCGCGGGCTTCCTGATCGCCTCCTGGGCCCGCTACGAGTTCGGCATCACGCCCCGGCAGTGCGCGCTCACCCTCGGGGCTGCCGGCGTGTGCGCGGTCATCCACGCGGCGTTCGAACAGGTACGGTTCACCGCCCGTGGCCGGCATCCGGTCGGCAGCGTCGGCGAGGCCCGCGACCTGGGTGGGACGGTGGTGCTGGCCGCCGCCGTGGCGCTGGCCGCGCTGCTACCGATGACCGAACGACCGATCCCGGCCAGCGTGCCGGTCCTCGGTGCCGCCGTCGCGCTGCTGATGATGGGGGCCGGCCGGGTCACCTACCGGTGGCGACGCGACCGGGACGCCCGACCGGCCCGCTCGGCCGACCGGACCCTCATCTACGGGGTCGACGCGGCCAGCGAACGCCTGGCCCGGGTGCTGCTCGGCGACCCGACCAGCGGGTACCTGCCGGTGGGACTGCTCGACGACGACCCCGACAAACAGGGGCTGCGGATGGCCGGGCTCCGCGTGCTCGGCGGCCGGAAACAGTTGGTCCAGGCGGTCCGGGACACCCGGGCCGGCACGGTGATCTTCTCGATCAACGGCTCGGACGCGGCGTTGATGCGCGACGTCCGCAGTCGCACCCTGCAGGCCGGCGCCGCGTTCAAGGTCCTACCGCCCGTACGGGAACTGCTGGACCGCCCGGTCACCGCCGACGCCGTACGCGACCTGCAACTCACCGACCTGCTCGGCCGGGCCCAACGGGTGGCCGAACTGACCGTGGAGCGCAACGGACTGGCCGGACGCCGGGTCCTGGTCACCGGGGCCGGTGGCTCGATCGGCTCGGAGCTGTGCCGGCAGATCGCCCGCTGTGACCCCGGTGAGCTGATGATGCTGGACCGGGACGAGTCCGCGCTGCACGCGCTGCAGATGTCCCTGCACGGCCGGGCGCTGCTGGACGGGCCGGAGCTGATCCTCGCCGACATCCGCGACGGTGACGGCATCGCCCGGGTGATCGCCGACCGACGGCCCGACATCGTCTTCCACGCCGCCGCCCTCAAGCACCTCACACTGCTGCAACGGCATCCGGGCGAGGCGGTCAAGACCAACGTCCAGGGCACCCTGAACGTGCTGGAGGCATGCCGCGACGTCGCCGAGTTCGTGAACATCTCCACCGACAAGGCGGCCAACCCGATCAGCGTGCTCGGCTACTCGAAGCGGATCACCGAGCGGCTGATGGCGCACTACGCCGACCGGTACGGCGCGGCGTTCCTCAGCGTCCGCTTCGGTAACGTGCTCAGCAGCCGCGGTTCGGTGCTCACCGCCTTCCAGGCCCAGGTCCGGGCCGGACTCCCGATCACCGTGACCCACCCGGACGTGACCCGGTACTTCATGACCGTGCAGGAGGCGGTGCACCTGGTGCTCCAGGCCGCCGTGCTGGGCCGGGGCGGCGAGGCGTTGGTGCTGGACATGGGCGAGCCGGTCCGCATCGCCGAGGTGGCCCAGCGGTTGGCCGCCGAGGCGTCCCCATCACCCGAGATCGTCTACACCGGTCTGCGCCCCGGGGAGAAGTTGCACGAGGACCTGTTCGGCGTCGACGAGATCGACAGCCGTCCGCTGCACCCGCTCATCTCCCACGTACGGGTGCCCGCGCTGGCCCCCGCGGAGCTGGCCGGACTCGACCCGTACGGCGACCCGGACGAGTTGATCAAGCGGTTGGCGGCGTGCTGCGACGACGACCTCGCCCGGCTCGGCGACTCCGCCCGGCTCTCGTCCCTGCCCTCACCCCGCTGA
- a CDS encoding DUF1622 domain-containing protein: MVVVGVVETLGATVIVVGALWAALRFVVEGLRHRSAAVFTPIRLSLGRFLTLGLEFQLAADILRTAVSPSFAQLGQLAAIATIRTALNIVLRREIAQEQRQVRADADAGGRAPPGPPTGGGHGGPPG; the protein is encoded by the coding sequence ATGGTCGTGGTGGGGGTGGTGGAGACCCTCGGCGCGACGGTCATCGTCGTCGGTGCGCTCTGGGCGGCGCTGCGGTTCGTGGTCGAGGGGCTGCGACACCGCAGCGCCGCCGTGTTCACCCCGATCCGACTCTCCCTCGGCCGGTTCCTCACCCTCGGCCTGGAGTTCCAGTTGGCGGCGGACATCCTGCGTACCGCGGTGTCGCCGAGCTTCGCCCAGCTCGGTCAGTTGGCCGCGATCGCCACCATCCGGACCGCGCTGAACATCGTCCTCCGCCGGGAGATCGCCCAGGAGCAGCGGCAGGTGCGCGCCGACGCGGACGCCGGTGGTCGAGCACCCCCGGGCCCGCCGACCGGGGGCGGGCACGGCGGGCCGCCCGGATGA